One Amaranthus tricolor cultivar Red isolate AtriRed21 chromosome 10, ASM2621246v1, whole genome shotgun sequence genomic window carries:
- the LOC130826095 gene encoding transcription factor bHLH106-like yields the protein MEQFPEDYPNSYSEMDMYRYLSGVGGVNDVVNWPMKFNSNNNYSSSGSCSASFYQGFMNETTEAKALAASRIHHKEAEKRRRERINSHLDRLRSILPCTSKTDKATLLSKVVQRVMELKRQTSELHQHENLMIPSENDEFAVYIHNSNNNECDNNNKNNNENNLLKASLCCEDRPDLFSDINGVLNSLNLKTVRAEISSLGGRIQSVFMVSSDNGSCNDQCALFLRDALKGIVNRSGSEERLKRRRRVFDAAHS from the exons atggaGCAGTTTCCAGAAGATTATCCAAACAGTTATTCAGAAATGGATATGTACCGGTATTTAAGTGGCGTAGGAGGAGTAAACGACGTCGTTAATTGGCCAATGAAGtttaatagcaataataattatagtagtaGTGGAAGTTGTAGTGCGTCGTTTTATCAAGGTTTTATGAATGAAACGACTGAAGCTAAAGCTTTAGCTGCTTCAAGGATTCATCATAAAGAAGCTGAGAAAAGAAGGAGAGAAAGGATTAATTCTCATCTTGATCGTCTTCGTTCTATTCTTCCTTGCACTTCTAAG ACGGACAAAGCAACGCTCCTTTCCAAGGTAGTGCAGCGAGTAATGGAATTAAAACGACAAACATCGGAGCTTCATCAACATGAGAACTTAATGATTCCTTCCGAAAACGACGAGTTTGCTGTTTACattcataatagtaataataatgaatgtgataataataataagaataataatgaaaataatttattaaaagctTCATTATGTTGCGAAGATAGGCCGGACCTATTTAGCGATATAAATGGGGTATTAAATTCCTTAAATTTAAAAACCGTTAGGGCTGAGATATCGTCTCTTGGAGGCCGAATTCAAAGTGTTTTTATGGTTAGCTCTGATAATGGATCATGTAATGACCAATGTGCCCTTTTTTTGAGGGATGCTTTGAAGGGTATTGTTAACCGATCAGGTTCTGAAGAACGATTGAAAAGACGACGTAGGGTATTTGATGCTGCCCATTCTTAA
- the LOC130826097 gene encoding dol-P-Glc:Glc(2)Man(9)GlcNAc(2)-PP-Dol alpha-1,2-glucosyltransferase produces the protein MGRTTVILIVSLWVIPISILVNKIVPNSYMDEIFHIPQAQQYCYGNFKSWDPMITTPPGLYYLSLAHVASLFPGFLLLQKISKFSNLCSTTTLRSVNGALAIICSILVYETIKHLRPGLDRRKATLYTVVLSLYPLHWFFTYLYYTDVASLTVFLAMYLASLKKNYRLSALLGALAVCIRQTNVIWMLFVAYDGIIDTLLVGNQNIQKSNTYIAEKDQVTPKDDFAAKPGLRRRKTKSTEEVFRPEITHPIALSQSHFSGLLDEFQYFFVQAWRSKWELVAYFSPFILVLGSFVGFVYWNGSVVLGAKEAHAVSPHFAQILYVAMVSALFSAPFHFTFSHAAALLRSFWKFRPLSFLLGFVAFAAGILSVHFFSIAHPYLVADNRHYTFYVWRRIINAHQLTKYFLVPLYVYSWLSILYILGKNRSRIWVLGYFLACAAVLVPAPLIEFRYYTIPFFIFMLNCGIDDICKWIFSAILYVTVNGFTMYMFLFMPFEWSHESGVQRFIW, from the exons ATGGGAAGAACAACAGTGATTTTGATTGTGAGTTTGTGGGTGATTCCAATTTCAATTCTTGTCAATAAAATTGTTCCTAATTCTTACATG GATGAAATATTCCATATCCCACAAGCTCAACAATACTGTTATGGCAATTTCAAGAGTTGGGATCCAATGATTACTACTCCTCCTGGCTT GTACTATCTTTCACTTGCCCATGTTGCTTCTTTGTTTCCAGGCTTTCTTTTGCTGCAGAAGATCTCAAAATTTTCTAATCTATGTTCAACGACAACCCTTCGCTCCGTCAATGGTGCATTAGCGATTATATGCAGCATTCTTGTATATGAGACCATCAAACATTTAAGACCCGGACTTGACCGAAGAAAGGCAACACTTTACACTGTTGTACTTTCATTGTACCCTCTCCATTGGTTCTTCACTTATCTTTACTACACGGATGTGGCATCTCTGACTGTGTTTCTTGCTATGTACTTGGCGTCCCTGAAAAAGAATTACCGTTTGAGTGCTTTG CTCGGGGCATTGGCTGTTTGCATTCGACAAACCAATGTCATATGGATGCTCTTCGTTGCATATGATGGCATAATTGATACGTTGCTGGTCGGTAaccaaaatattcaaaaatctAATACGTATATTGCTGAAAAGGATCAGGTGACTCCTAAAGATGATTTTGCAGCAAAACCGGGATTAAGAAGACGAAAGACGAAGAGCACAGAAGAAGTTTTCAGACCTGAGATTACTCATCCGATTGCTCTTTCACAATCTCATTTTTCAG GGTTGCTCGATGAATTTCAGTATTTTTTTGTACAAGCATGGCGTTCAAAATGGGAACTTGTGGCTTACTTTAGCCCCTTTATCTTAGTATTGGGATCCTTTGTTGGATTTGTTTACTGGAATGGAAGTGTTGTCCTCG GTGCCAAGGAAGCACATGCCGTATCTCCACATTTTGCACAGATATTGTATGTCGCAATGGTTTCTGCATTATTTAGTGCGCCCTTCCACTTCACTTTCAGCCATGCTGCTGCTCTGCTGCGGTCGTTTTGGAAATTTAGGCCACTAAGTTTTCTCCTGGGATTTGTGGCCTTCGCTGCTGGTATACTTTCCGTACATTTTTTCAG TATAGCACATCCTTATCTTGTGGCGGATAACCGGCATTACACATTTTACGTCTGGCGTAGGATCATCAACGCTCATCAACTGACGAAATACTTCCTAGTTCCATTATATGTTTATTCATGGCTATCAATCTTGTACATTCTAG GAAAAAACCGAAGCAGAATCTGGGTGTTGGGCTACTTTTTGGCTTGTGCTGCAGTTCTCGTACCTGCTCCATTGATCGAGTTTAGGTATTACACGATACCGTTTTTCATCTTTATGCTTAATTGTGGAATAGATGATATCTGTAAGTGGATATTCTCGGCTATTCTATATGTAACTGTCAACGGCTTTACCATGTATATGTTTTTGTTTATGCCATTCGAGTGGAGCCATGAATCGGGTGTTCAAAGGTTTATATGGTAG